From the Limosilactobacillus panis genome, one window contains:
- a CDS encoding glycoside hydrolase family 73 protein yields MKRQFIIGLMAGLTVFGNASGVLAASVSEDAYLDARQAVLNRQLVDENQVKQRDDEYASAFLSALAQVGQVYEQAFRQGVSDGLQGHPAQPGGDDVAAVAYQRGFARGQDFRSGNQPAPSDGEVTTNGGMADNQLPESGPDSSEYPLKHPSPDQAAFIARIAKDAQRIGAEFDLYPSIVIAQAALESNWGTSDLAREPYHNLFGVKGAFQTRSVLQPTVEFDKEGHRHEIKDYFRWYDNDYQSLHDYAQTLEDPLYDGVHRRAAKSYRLATHALLGRYATDPHYDRKLNEIISNFQLTKYDHQPQRTAMHRPAVFKEPPMAPASSHEVKASRAHHPHRITWLSILGGAGSAGAITLLRRFALVK; encoded by the coding sequence ATGAAACGACAATTTATTATTGGACTAATGGCGGGACTAACCGTCTTCGGAAATGCTTCTGGCGTCTTGGCCGCAAGCGTCTCTGAGGATGCTTACCTGGATGCTAGACAAGCCGTTTTGAACCGCCAGTTGGTCGACGAAAACCAGGTTAAGCAACGCGACGATGAGTATGCCAGTGCCTTTTTGTCAGCCCTTGCGCAAGTGGGGCAGGTGTATGAGCAAGCCTTTCGCCAGGGGGTGAGTGATGGCCTCCAGGGGCATCCTGCACAACCAGGTGGGGACGATGTGGCTGCGGTTGCCTACCAGCGGGGCTTTGCACGGGGCCAAGACTTTCGCAGCGGGAACCAGCCGGCACCCAGCGATGGCGAAGTCACGACTAATGGGGGGATGGCTGATAACCAGCTGCCGGAAAGTGGTCCGGATTCTAGTGAATACCCCTTAAAGCACCCTTCACCGGACCAGGCCGCCTTTATTGCCCGAATTGCCAAGGATGCCCAGCGGATTGGGGCAGAGTTTGACCTCTATCCGTCAATCGTAATTGCCCAGGCCGCTTTGGAAAGCAACTGGGGAACGAGTGACCTGGCTCGGGAGCCCTACCATAACTTATTTGGGGTCAAGGGCGCGTTTCAAACACGGTCTGTTTTGCAACCAACCGTTGAATTTGATAAAGAAGGACACCGGCATGAGATTAAGGATTACTTCCGTTGGTATGATAATGATTACCAGTCCCTCCATGATTATGCTCAGACATTGGAAGACCCCTTGTACGATGGTGTTCACCGACGGGCTGCGAAAAGCTACCGGCTAGCGACCCATGCCCTCTTAGGAAGGTATGCAACCGATCCCCATTATGACCGGAAACTCAACGAAATTATCAGTAACTTCCAACTTACCAAGTATGACCATCAACCGCAGCGGACCGCTATGCATCGACCGGCGGTTTTTAAGGAACCGCCAATGGCCCCGGCTAGCAGTCATGAGGTAAAGGCGAGTCGGGCTCATCATCCCCACCGAATCACCTGGCTTTCAATTTTGGGTGGGGCCGGTTCTGCCGGCGCCATTACCCTCCTTCGTCGCTTTGCTTTGGTAAAATAA
- a CDS encoding L,D-transpeptidase translates to MQLKARRLVIAIIAVVIVLLGVIMTWHQHTHFNRNTTVNGVAVGGMITDEAYQKVKATDRTNDVYLDGKLIYNGQASGSGITSSDKDKFVAAQKKQRTFFPSGKKQNVLVTPEHSSSQTAAMRDAVETAVQEMNKGRKAPVDAYAKLENGKISTIAAKKGNQYDTKNLLKQFDNKKNNGTVRLTAHYTQPLTADSKAVQNEKTKLKDLVNKKISYKVENEIYKLNSNDIITSATYQNGKYSFNTHAVNGQIAKINDKQATLGKSFKFRTHSGKEITTSDKGSYGWKISDQRAGQSLAQALADGKNMVNAKADIYGTGYNRRGTGYGVTANNGIGNTYVELSLADQHVWFYKNGKCVFDADVVTGSNTPGNRTPKGVWYIMYQQSPATLRGSNDDGSLYSSPVQYWSPFTDTGCGFHDASWRNNWSKTEYLTTTGGSHGCANMHPADAGTAYHDMEINEPVVIY, encoded by the coding sequence ATGCAATTGAAAGCAAGACGTTTAGTTATTGCAATTATTGCTGTTGTAATTGTTCTATTAGGTGTAATAATGACGTGGCACCAACACACGCATTTTAACCGTAACACAACGGTTAACGGGGTTGCAGTTGGTGGAATGATCACGGATGAGGCCTACCAAAAGGTTAAGGCCACCGACCGGACCAATGATGTTTACCTTGATGGTAAGTTGATTTACAACGGTCAAGCAAGTGGCTCTGGCATTACTAGTAGCGACAAGGATAAGTTTGTGGCGGCGCAAAAGAAGCAGCGGACGTTCTTCCCAAGTGGCAAGAAACAAAATGTCCTGGTTACACCAGAACATTCCAGCAGCCAAACTGCCGCAATGCGTGATGCCGTCGAAACGGCAGTTCAAGAGATGAACAAGGGACGTAAGGCACCGGTTGACGCTTATGCCAAGCTGGAAAACGGCAAGATTAGCACTATTGCTGCGAAGAAGGGGAACCAGTATGATACTAAGAACTTGCTGAAGCAGTTTGATAATAAGAAGAATAACGGGACAGTTCGTTTAACCGCCCACTATACCCAGCCGTTAACTGCTGACAGCAAGGCGGTTCAAAACGAAAAGACGAAGTTGAAGGACTTAGTTAACAAGAAGATTAGCTACAAGGTTGAAAACGAAATCTACAAGTTGAACTCTAACGACATTATCACAAGCGCAACCTACCAGAACGGCAAGTACAGCTTTAATACTCACGCTGTTAACGGCCAGATTGCCAAGATTAACGATAAGCAGGCAACACTGGGCAAGTCGTTCAAGTTTAGAACCCACTCTGGCAAGGAAATTACCACTTCTGATAAGGGCTCTTATGGTTGGAAGATCAGTGACCAACGTGCCGGTCAATCCTTGGCCCAAGCGCTTGCGGATGGCAAGAATATGGTTAATGCTAAGGCTGATATTTACGGTACCGGTTATAACCGGCGGGGGACTGGTTATGGTGTTACCGCTAATAACGGTATTGGCAATACCTATGTTGAACTGTCGCTGGCTGACCAGCACGTATGGTTCTACAAGAATGGCAAGTGTGTCTTTGATGCTGACGTGGTAACGGGGAGTAACACACCAGGTAACCGGACGCCAAAGGGTGTTTGGTACATCATGTACCAGCAATCACCAGCTACTCTGCGTGGCTCCAACGATGATGGATCACTGTACAGCAGTCCAGTTCAATACTGGTCACCATTTACCGATACCGGCTGTGGCTTCCACGATGCCAGCTGGCGGAACAACTGGTCCAAGACGGAATACCTGACGACGACTGGTGGCTCACACGGTTGTGCAAACATGCACCCGGCAGATGCCGGAACGGCATACCACGACATGGAAATCAACGAACCAGTGGTTATTTACTAA
- a CDS encoding universal stress protein produces the protein MTYQKILVGIDGSKQADMAFDKAVETAKLNKAQLFLLSVINGEKVPSGGPNGYSLVDRSIYQPAIDTMEKRLDEYKKTAESAGITDVVTEVKVGNAKLELAEDYPRKNDIDLIVIGATGLNMIGRLIVGSTAAYTIREAPCDVTVVKTDKNNKKVDVKKNSYLEI, from the coding sequence ATGACTTATCAAAAGATCTTAGTGGGAATTGACGGTTCCAAGCAGGCCGATATGGCTTTTGACAAGGCGGTCGAGACGGCAAAATTAAACAAGGCTCAATTGTTCTTGCTTAGTGTAATTAATGGTGAAAAGGTTCCATCTGGCGGCCCGAACGGTTACAGTCTCGTTGACCGAAGCATTTACCAACCAGCAATCGATACGATGGAAAAGCGATTGGATGAATATAAGAAGACGGCGGAATCAGCCGGTATCACCGACGTCGTTACTGAGGTTAAGGTTGGTAACGCTAAGTTAGAGTTGGCCGAAGACTACCCAAGAAAGAATGACATTGACCTAATCGTGATTGGGGCAACTGGCTTGAACATGATTGGTCGGCTAATTGTTGGTTCAACGGCCGCATATACTATTCGGGAAGCCCCTTGTGATGTCACCGTTGTTAAGACGGATAAGAACAATAAAAAGGTTGATGTGAAGAAGAATAGTTATTTAGAAATTTAA
- the pepV gene encoding dipeptidase PepV: protein MTDWLKAAESQKKDYLMDLISLMKIPSVRDDDAATDEYPLGPHPAQALNAFLEMADQDGFKTKNIDNVVGYAECGEGNDTLAILAHVDVMPAGEGWDTDPFDPVIKDGNLYGRGASDDKGPGMAAYYALKYLKDQGTKFNKRVRFIVGTDEESNWTGMHRYFEVEPAPTLGFSPDAEFPVINGEKGQVSLLLSVPASNDGAYQLKSFKSGLRFNMVPREAVAVITAADNQQIRDDFARFVGENPISGNIAENGDELTITVIGKAAHGMEPEKGINAGTYLANFLDQYEFAKGAKNFIHFLGKYLHLDTRMDGFNGAFTDLVMGELTMNAGILKFDLENGGTINMNFRFPKGISPDQLQATVEKVATPLGITVKQGPAQAPHYVDPDDPIVKTLMRAYINQSGDKNAQPEVVGGGTYGRLMKRGVAFGALMPNTPNTMHQANEYQPVDDLIKSMAIYMEAIKNLVSD, encoded by the coding sequence ATGACAGATTGGCTCAAGGCAGCAGAAAGCCAAAAGAAGGACTACTTGATGGATCTGATTTCATTAATGAAGATTCCAAGTGTTAGAGATGATGATGCGGCAACGGATGAATACCCGCTTGGGCCCCACCCCGCCCAAGCACTGAATGCCTTTTTAGAAATGGCTGACCAAGATGGCTTTAAAACCAAGAATATCGATAACGTGGTCGGCTACGCTGAATGTGGTGAAGGTAACGACACCCTGGCTATCTTGGCCCATGTTGATGTCATGCCTGCTGGGGAGGGGTGGGATACAGACCCCTTTGATCCGGTAATTAAGGATGGTAACCTCTATGGTCGGGGGGCCTCCGATGATAAGGGTCCCGGGATGGCGGCATACTATGCCCTCAAATATTTGAAAGACCAGGGGACCAAGTTTAATAAGCGGGTCCGCTTTATTGTGGGAACAGATGAAGAAAGTAACTGGACGGGAATGCACCGCTACTTTGAAGTGGAACCGGCACCAACGTTGGGCTTTTCACCAGATGCTGAATTCCCGGTTATCAACGGTGAAAAAGGACAAGTTTCCTTGCTCTTGTCTGTGCCAGCTAGTAACGATGGGGCCTACCAACTGAAGAGTTTTAAATCGGGACTGCGTTTCAACATGGTCCCTCGTGAGGCGGTGGCGGTAATTACGGCTGCCGATAACCAGCAAATCCGGGATGACTTTGCCCGCTTTGTTGGTGAGAACCCAATTTCCGGTAATATTGCAGAAAATGGGGATGAACTGACCATCACAGTTATCGGTAAGGCTGCTCACGGGATGGAACCAGAAAAGGGGATTAACGCCGGAACATATCTGGCCAACTTCCTCGACCAGTACGAATTTGCAAAGGGTGCTAAGAACTTCATCCACTTCCTGGGTAAATATCTGCATCTTGACACCCGGATGGATGGCTTTAACGGGGCCTTTACCGATCTCGTAATGGGTGAGTTAACAATGAATGCCGGAATTTTGAAATTTGACCTTGAAAATGGTGGGACCATTAACATGAACTTCCGCTTTCCTAAGGGTATTTCACCGGACCAGTTACAAGCAACAGTTGAAAAGGTTGCCACGCCACTCGGGATTACCGTTAAGCAGGGCCCGGCTCAAGCTCCACACTACGTTGACCCTGATGATCCAATTGTTAAGACGCTGATGCGGGCATATATTAACCAAAGTGGCGATAAGAACGCCCAGCCAGAGGTTGTCGGCGGTGGAACCTATGGCCGGCTGATGAAGCGGGGCGTTGCCTTTGGGGCCCTGATGCCAAACACGCCAAATACGATGCACCAGGCAAACGAATATCAGCCAGTCGATGACCTAATTAAGTCGATGGCAATCTACATGGAAGCCATTAAGAATTTGGTAAGTGACTAA
- a CDS encoding NAD(P)H-hydrate dehydratase yields MKKLSDQILHQVIKPRPANSFKGTFGKVTLVGGNRNFGGAIIMASTAAVCAGAGLVTTATDASNSGALHSQLPEAMFADFTNDKQVADLVSAATTVVIGPGLGDDKASEHILKNVFSSVKPEQNLVIDGSAITLMARENISQPVANVIYTPHEMEWQRLSGIKIGEQTEEKNRAVRDQLNAIVVLKKHHTEIYTANEVYQLTIGTPAQAVGGMGDTLAGMVGGFTAEFHQDVTKAVLAAVYAHSAIAEKIAENQYIVLPHQISRALPTFMKKMEQAPSEHHIGFLN; encoded by the coding sequence ATGAAAAAACTTTCCGATCAAATTCTTCACCAAGTAATCAAACCTCGTCCTGCCAACAGTTTTAAGGGAACCTTTGGTAAGGTCACCCTGGTAGGGGGCAATCGTAACTTTGGTGGGGCCATTATTATGGCCTCGACAGCTGCTGTATGTGCGGGGGCAGGCCTTGTGACAACGGCGACTGACGCCAGTAATTCCGGCGCCCTCCACTCCCAACTGCCGGAAGCAATGTTTGCTGATTTCACTAATGACAAGCAAGTTGCTGACCTTGTTAGCGCCGCAACGACGGTGGTTATCGGTCCTGGTCTTGGGGATGATAAAGCCAGTGAGCACATTCTCAAGAATGTTTTTTCCAGTGTCAAACCTGAGCAAAACCTAGTCATTGATGGTTCCGCCATTACTCTGATGGCTCGGGAAAATATTTCCCAGCCAGTAGCCAACGTAATCTACACGCCCCACGAAATGGAATGGCAGCGGCTCTCTGGCATTAAAATTGGTGAACAGACTGAGGAGAAGAACCGCGCCGTCCGTGATCAGCTCAACGCAATTGTTGTTCTCAAGAAGCACCACACAGAAATCTATACCGCTAATGAGGTTTACCAGTTAACAATTGGGACCCCCGCCCAGGCTGTCGGCGGAATGGGTGATACCCTGGCCGGAATGGTCGGTGGTTTCACCGCTGAATTTCACCAGGACGTTACCAAGGCCGTGCTGGCTGCCGTTTATGCTCACAGTGCAATTGCCGAGAAGATTGCGGAAAACCAATACATTGTTCTGCCCCACCAGATCAGTCGGGCTTTACCGACCTTTATGAAGAAGATGGAACAAGCACCAAGTGAACACCACATTGGCTTCTTGAATTAA
- a CDS encoding polysaccharide biosynthesis protein — translation MTKTHNGGSQVVNPNKDAQSKMLSGSAWMTVGSITSRILGAVYVIPWVTWLGAYSNEANALFAQGYNIYNIFLIIATAGLPSAISKMVAHYNGLNEYGVSRRLYISSMYVALAMGVVCATVMMFAAPMMDNGDQNVIPVVRSLAWAVLIIPALAMSRGFLQGYNWMAPSAMSQFVEQVFRVVYMLAATYLIMKIQKGSWVAAVTQSTFAAFIGAIGAIVVLTWAWMSHRREMNNLISQGESNLQVSTMGLIARMVYQSIPFVIIESGVAVYQLIDQFTFPHMLFQVGHFTHYQETILYALFAFNANKLYTIIISLAAAMAATVIPLLATARAQNDLQGIRKQIENVLLLFYFVMIPASLGLAAVAQQIYTVFYRYDQAGIVVLQFAAFVSIPMGLYTVAAAMMQGISENRRMMKLLGIGIIIKLLLQYPCIMLLQGLGPLLATCLSMFVIDYLILHSFNMEFGLHFYKMSKPTNQILCYSIIMFVVTKAFMLLIGHFVSPYGRFTAFFALILGVMLGVGVFAFLALKFRLTDQIIGPRSAAIRQKLHIR, via the coding sequence ATGACTAAAACACATAACGGTGGTTCGCAAGTGGTGAATCCGAATAAGGACGCCCAATCAAAGATGCTGAGCGGTTCTGCTTGGATGACGGTAGGAAGTATCACTTCGCGAATCTTAGGTGCCGTTTACGTTATCCCTTGGGTAACGTGGCTTGGTGCTTACAGTAACGAAGCTAACGCCCTCTTTGCACAGGGGTATAACATTTACAACATCTTCTTAATTATTGCCACGGCGGGATTGCCTTCCGCAATCTCTAAGATGGTTGCCCATTATAACGGGCTGAATGAATACGGGGTCAGTCGACGCCTTTATATTTCGAGCATGTACGTCGCTCTAGCGATGGGGGTCGTCTGTGCGACAGTGATGATGTTTGCCGCCCCGATGATGGATAATGGCGATCAAAACGTCATTCCGGTGGTGCGTTCACTGGCTTGGGCTGTGCTGATTATCCCTGCCCTAGCGATGAGTCGGGGATTCTTACAGGGGTATAACTGGATGGCACCATCCGCCATGTCTCAGTTTGTAGAACAGGTCTTTCGGGTTGTCTACATGCTAGCGGCCACCTACCTGATTATGAAGATTCAGAAGGGAAGCTGGGTAGCGGCCGTTACCCAGTCGACCTTTGCGGCTTTTATCGGGGCAATTGGGGCCATTGTGGTCCTGACCTGGGCCTGGATGAGCCACCGGCGAGAGATGAACAACCTGATTAGTCAAGGAGAGTCTAACCTCCAGGTATCAACGATGGGGCTGATTGCCCGGATGGTTTACCAGTCAATCCCGTTTGTTATCATTGAGTCGGGGGTGGCGGTTTACCAGCTAATTGACCAGTTTACCTTCCCCCACATGCTGTTCCAGGTTGGTCACTTTACCCATTACCAGGAAACGATTCTTTACGCCCTGTTTGCCTTCAATGCCAACAAGCTGTACACGATTATTATTTCCCTAGCGGCAGCCATGGCCGCGACGGTTATTCCGCTATTGGCGACGGCCCGGGCCCAAAACGACCTGCAAGGGATTAGAAAGCAGATTGAAAACGTCCTGCTGCTCTTCTACTTTGTAATGATTCCGGCTTCACTCGGTCTGGCAGCGGTTGCCCAACAGATTTACACGGTTTTCTACCGTTATGACCAGGCGGGGATCGTGGTCCTCCAATTTGCGGCCTTTGTGTCAATTCCGATGGGCCTTTATACCGTTGCCGCTGCTATGATGCAGGGAATTTCCGAAAACCGGCGAATGATGAAGCTTTTGGGAATCGGCATTATCATTAAGCTTCTTTTACAGTACCCGTGTATCATGCTTCTGCAAGGCCTGGGACCACTATTGGCAACCTGCCTGTCAATGTTTGTGATTGACTACCTGATTCTGCATTCTTTCAATATGGAATTTGGCCTTCACTTTTACAAGATGTCCAAGCCCACTAACCAGATTCTCTGTTACTCAATCATTATGTTCGTCGTTACCAAAGCATTCATGCTCTTGATTGGTCACTTCGTCAGTCCTTATGGTCGGTTTACGGCCTTTTTTGCCTTGATTTTAGGGGTGATGCTGGGTGTTGGTGTCTTTGCCTTTCTCGCCCTCAAGTTCCGTTTGACAGACCAGATCATTGGTCCCCGATCTGCAGCCATTCGGCAAAAACTGCATATTCGTTAG